From Rhodoferax sp. AJA081-3, the proteins below share one genomic window:
- a CDS encoding enoyl-CoA hydratase: MNYECITTRIEGEKVGIITLNRPKALNALNDQLMDELGNALKGFDADPAIGCMVITGSEKAFAAGADITAMAKFSFADAYKGDFITRNWETIRSIRKPVIAAVSGFALGGGCELAMMCDFIIAADNAKFGQPEIKLGIIPGAGGTQRLPRAVGKAKAMDLALTGRMMDATEAERAGLVSRVVPLDKLQEEALGAALQICAFSQVATMAAKESVNRAFEGTLADGIVFERRLFHALFATADQKEGMDAFVNKRAAHFTHQ, from the coding sequence ATGAACTACGAATGCATCACCACCCGTATTGAGGGCGAAAAGGTCGGCATCATCACGCTGAACCGCCCCAAAGCCCTGAATGCCCTGAACGACCAGCTGATGGACGAGCTGGGCAATGCGCTCAAGGGTTTTGACGCCGACCCCGCGATCGGCTGCATGGTCATCACCGGCAGCGAAAAAGCTTTTGCTGCTGGCGCCGACATCACGGCCATGGCCAAGTTCAGCTTTGCCGATGCCTACAAGGGTGACTTCATCACCCGCAACTGGGAAACCATTCGCAGCATCCGCAAGCCCGTCATTGCGGCGGTCAGCGGCTTCGCATTAGGCGGCGGTTGTGAGTTGGCCATGATGTGTGACTTCATCATCGCCGCCGACAACGCCAAGTTCGGCCAGCCCGAGATCAAGCTGGGCATCATCCCCGGCGCCGGCGGCACACAACGCCTGCCCCGCGCCGTCGGCAAAGCCAAGGCCATGGACCTGGCACTGACCGGCCGCATGATGGACGCAACCGAGGCCGAACGCGCCGGCCTGGTCAGCCGCGTGGTGCCGCTGGACAAGCTGCAGGAAGAAGCCCTGGGCGCTGCGCTGCAGATCTGCGCCTTCTCACAAGTCGCCACCATGGCGGCCAAAGAGTCGGTCAACCGCGCGTTTGAAGGAACATTGGCCGACGGCATCGTGTTTGAGCGCCGCCTGTTCCACGCCCTGTTTGCCACCGCAGACCAGAAGGAAGGCATGGACGCGTTTGTGAACAAGCGCGCTGCCCACTTTACCCACCAGTAA
- a CDS encoding nitrogen regulation protein NR(II), with the protein MHEPAQATPSWFDPLVPAAPARAAEDTYELARQWQGFMTARLVLGVVLVVLQTALYLTGTANSNAQIAISAAYLIGTLASKLFVRPRPLGQSFNRVWGALVGLDLLTFSALQILQGNSGTSINYTPLFALPILVASVLGSLRLALGTAAGITVLMLAEALLSYLKGPVGGTPYFAQTALSGVGYFAIAWLSNQLSTRLTNEELRARQSDLLATLQRQVNELVIESLPDGVIVVDGRGSVRAANPAARQLLGSQLALRAQVFDLNDEVGWRPLVSLTRLCVGTGHSQEEDVTIRHGNEGPRRVHARARLAAYPGQPGDSLCVLFLQDQRELEARVRTERLASMGRLSTAVAHEIRNPLSAIAQANALLEEDISDPRLKKLTTMVGQNAKRLEKIVNDILNISRVQPYDPSYLVPTVPLDTSIHRICSDWSTQTGSQQRLTLHPGDPTIGVRFDTEHLRRVLVNLLDNARRHTEEQADAIQVFPGLSDEQHATVSVWSDSPPMDQSVERHLFEPFFSSDSRSSGLGLYICRELCERHDAALVYQRTVRSARGQATEGNEFVVTFRRAESPDNPPSAETTTTPWQPTLY; encoded by the coding sequence GTGCACGAGCCCGCACAAGCCACCCCATCATGGTTTGACCCCCTGGTGCCCGCCGCGCCTGCGCGAGCGGCAGAAGACACCTACGAACTAGCACGCCAGTGGCAGGGTTTCATGACCGCCCGTCTCGTTTTGGGTGTGGTGTTGGTGGTATTGCAAACAGCCCTGTACCTGACAGGCACCGCAAACAGCAACGCACAGATTGCCATCAGTGCGGCCTACTTAATCGGCACCTTGGCCAGCAAGTTGTTCGTCAGACCCCGCCCCTTGGGGCAATCTTTTAACCGGGTCTGGGGTGCACTGGTCGGACTGGATTTGTTGACTTTTTCAGCCTTGCAAATACTGCAGGGCAACAGCGGCACAAGCATCAACTACACCCCGTTGTTTGCGCTGCCGATACTGGTGGCATCGGTATTAGGCTCGCTGCGCCTGGCATTAGGGACCGCGGCCGGTATCACCGTGCTGATGCTCGCGGAGGCATTGTTGTCTTACCTGAAAGGGCCGGTGGGTGGGACACCCTATTTCGCACAGACTGCGCTCAGTGGGGTTGGCTACTTTGCCATTGCGTGGCTGTCTAACCAGCTGTCAACCCGGCTGACCAACGAGGAGCTGCGTGCGCGGCAAAGCGATCTGTTGGCGACCCTGCAACGCCAGGTCAACGAATTGGTCATCGAATCCCTGCCCGACGGCGTCATTGTGGTGGATGGGCGCGGCAGTGTGCGTGCAGCCAATCCGGCTGCGCGCCAACTGCTGGGTTCCCAGTTGGCCCTGCGCGCCCAGGTTTTTGATTTGAACGATGAAGTGGGGTGGCGTCCCCTGGTCAGCCTGACCCGCCTGTGTGTGGGTACCGGCCATAGCCAGGAAGAAGATGTCACTATCCGCCACGGCAACGAAGGCCCACGCCGCGTGCATGCCCGCGCCCGGTTGGCCGCATATCCGGGCCAACCCGGCGACAGCCTGTGTGTGCTTTTTCTGCAGGACCAGCGCGAGCTGGAGGCCCGTGTTCGCACAGAAAGGCTGGCCAGCATGGGGCGCTTGTCGACGGCCGTGGCGCACGAAATACGCAACCCGCTGTCGGCCATTGCACAGGCCAATGCCCTGCTGGAAGAAGACATTTCCGACCCCAGACTGAAGAAACTGACCACCATGGTCGGTCAGAACGCCAAGCGGTTGGAGAAAATCGTCAACGACATTCTGAATATCTCCCGGGTGCAGCCCTATGACCCGAGCTACCTGGTGCCGACCGTGCCATTGGACACGTCGATACACCGCATCTGCAGCGACTGGTCCACACAGACCGGCAGCCAACAGCGTCTGACATTACACCCCGGCGACCCAACGATTGGTGTGCGCTTTGACACCGAGCATCTGCGGCGTGTATTGGTCAATTTGCTGGACAACGCACGCCGCCACACCGAAGAACAGGCCGATGCCATACAGGTTTTCCCAGGTCTCAGTGATGAACAGCACGCGACCGTGTCGGTGTGGAGTGACTCGCCCCCCATGGACCAGTCGGTAGAGCGGCATTTGTTCGAACCCTTTTTTTCGTCCGACAGCCGCTCCAGCGGCCTGGGCCTGTATATCTGCAGGGAGTTGTGTGAACGCCACGACGCCGCACTGGTCTACCAACGCACGGTGCGCAGCGCACGCGGGCAGGCGACCGAGGGAAACGAATTTGTGGTTACATTCAGGCGGGCTGAATCCCCGGATAATCCGCCATCGGCAGAAACGACCACCACCCCATGGCAACCCACGCTGTATTGA
- a CDS encoding DsbC family protein, translating into MNTLLKSLLSVAAAIACSATLAQEAQIRKNIAERLPQIKVVDEVSKTPIPGVFELRINGSEIFYTDAQANYLIEGNIIDVRGKRNLTEERITKLTAVKFEDLPFKDAFTIVRGNGKRKIAVFEDPNCGYCKRFERDLQKVDNVTVYMFLYPILGADSVEKSKAIWCAKDQGKAWLDYMVRDQPVTATNCDTNALVRNGEFGRKYKITGTPTLFFVDDTRVPGAADAAQIEKMLAAAAKG; encoded by the coding sequence ATGAACACCTTACTGAAATCCCTGCTGTCTGTGGCAGCTGCCATCGCCTGTAGTGCCACCCTGGCACAAGAGGCACAAATCCGCAAAAACATCGCAGAGCGGCTGCCCCAGATCAAGGTGGTGGACGAGGTCAGCAAAACGCCCATCCCCGGTGTGTTCGAACTGCGTATCAACGGCAGCGAGATTTTTTACACCGATGCACAAGCGAACTACCTGATCGAAGGCAACATCATCGATGTGCGGGGCAAGCGCAACCTGACCGAGGAGCGCATTACCAAACTGACCGCCGTGAAGTTCGAAGACCTGCCTTTTAAGGACGCCTTCACCATTGTGCGCGGCAATGGCAAACGCAAGATCGCCGTGTTTGAAGACCCCAACTGCGGCTATTGCAAACGGTTTGAGCGCGACCTGCAAAAGGTGGACAACGTCACCGTTTACATGTTTTTGTACCCCATCCTGGGCGCCGACTCGGTGGAAAAATCCAAGGCCATCTGGTGCGCCAAGGACCAGGGCAAGGCCTGGCTGGATTACATGGTGCGCGACCAGCCGGTCACTGCCACCAACTGTGATACCAACGCCCTGGTGCGCAATGGCGAGTTTGGGCGCAAGTACAAGATCACCGGCACCCCGACCCTGTTTTTCGTGGACGACACCCGCGTTCCAGGTGCCGCCGATGCCGCCCAAATTGAAAAAATGTTGGCCGCAGCCGCCAAAGGCTAG
- the ffh gene encoding signal recognition particle protein: protein MASALSDKLSRLVKEMRGQARITETNVSDMLREVRMALLEADVALPVVRDFIARVKDKALGQEVMGSLQPGQVLVSIVSKELAATMGEGVSDINLNAQPPAVILMAGLQGAGKTTTTAKLAKHLIEKRKKKVLTVSGDVYRPAAIEQLKTVTAQAGAEWFPSTPDQKPVDIGRAALDYAKKHFFDVLLVDTAGRLAIDEALMLEIKNLHAALNPVETLFVVDAMQGQDAVNTAKAFKEALPLTGIILTKLDGDSRGGAALSVRQITGAPIKFAGTSEKLDGLEVFDAERHAGRILGMGDILALVEQVTSGVDVAAAQKLAAKVKSGAGFDLNDFLAQIQQMKQMGGLSSLMDKLPAAMTAKAGNVNMDQAEKDIKRKEGIIHSMTPLERRKPELIKATRKRRIAAGAGVHVQEVNRMLKEFEQMQAMMKKFSGGGMMKMMKRLGGMKGMKGMPGMPF, encoded by the coding sequence ATGGCTTCCGCTCTCTCCGACAAACTATCCCGCCTCGTCAAAGAAATGCGAGGCCAGGCCCGCATCACCGAAACAAACGTTTCTGACATGTTGCGCGAGGTCCGCATGGCCCTGCTGGAGGCCGACGTCGCCCTGCCGGTGGTGCGCGACTTCATCGCCCGCGTCAAGGACAAGGCCCTGGGCCAGGAGGTCATGGGTTCGCTGCAGCCCGGCCAGGTGCTGGTCAGCATCGTCAGCAAGGAGCTGGCCGCCACCATGGGCGAGGGCGTCAGCGACATCAACCTGAATGCCCAGCCGCCCGCCGTGATTTTGATGGCCGGTCTGCAAGGCGCCGGTAAAACCACCACCACGGCCAAGCTGGCCAAACACCTGATCGAGAAGCGCAAGAAGAAGGTGCTGACCGTATCGGGCGACGTCTACCGCCCCGCGGCGATCGAACAGTTGAAGACGGTGACGGCCCAGGCCGGTGCCGAATGGTTCCCCAGCACGCCCGACCAAAAACCGGTCGACATCGGCCGCGCCGCACTGGACTACGCCAAGAAACACTTCTTTGACGTGCTGCTGGTCGATACCGCTGGCCGCCTGGCCATTGACGAGGCGCTGATGCTTGAGATCAAGAACCTGCACGCCGCGTTGAACCCGGTTGAGACCCTGTTTGTTGTCGACGCCATGCAGGGCCAGGACGCGGTCAACACCGCCAAGGCCTTCAAGGAAGCGCTGCCACTGACCGGCATCATCCTGACCAAGCTGGATGGCGATTCACGCGGTGGTGCGGCGCTGTCGGTGCGCCAGATCACCGGCGCGCCGATCAAGTTTGCCGGTACCAGCGAAAAGCTGGACGGCCTGGAAGTGTTCGATGCCGAGCGCCATGCGGGCCGTATCCTGGGCATGGGCGACATCCTGGCCCTGGTGGAGCAGGTCACATCGGGCGTGGACGTTGCCGCGGCGCAAAAGCTGGCGGCCAAGGTCAAGAGCGGTGCTGGTTTTGATTTGAACGATTTTCTGGCCCAGATCCAGCAGATGAAACAAATGGGCGGCCTGTCCAGCCTGATGGACAAGTTGCCCGCCGCCATGACCGCCAAGGCCGGCAATGTGAACATGGACCAGGCGGAGAAAGACATCAAGCGCAAGGAAGGCATCATCCACAGCATGACGCCGCTGGAGCGCCGCAAGCCCGAGCTCATCAAGGCCACGCGCAAACGCCGTATCGCCGCCGGGGCCGGTGTGCATGTTCAGGAGGTCAACCGCATGCTTAAGGAGTTTGAGCAGATGCAGGCCATGATGAAAAAATTCTCCGGCGGCGGCATGATGAAGATGATGAAACGTCTGGGGGGCATGAAAGGGATGAAGGGCATGCCGGGGATGCCGTTTTAG
- the miaB gene encoding tRNA (N6-isopentenyl adenosine(37)-C2)-methylthiotransferase MiaB — protein sequence MTDHKKVFIKTFGCQMNEYDSDKMADVLGAAQGYTSTQNVEEADLILFNTCSVREKAQEKVFSDLGRVRHLAKKGVLIGVGGCVASQEGAEIIKRAPFVDVVFGPQTLHRLPDMLNARKALNKPQVDISFPEIEKFDHLPPAKVEGASAFVSIMEGCNKYCSYCVVPYTRGTEINRPFEDVLVEVAGLADQGVKEITLLGQNVNAWRAPMVSNTSVAAMGGEMADFATLLEYVADIPGIERIRYTTSHPNEFTPSLIAAYDKIPKLVSHLHLPVQHGSDKILMAMKRGYTAMEYKSTVRKIRAIRPDMAMSSDFIVGFPGETEDDFNKMMKLIDDIGFDNSFSFIFSPRPGTPAANLHDDTPHDVKLRRLQHLQAAINANITRISESRLNTVQRILVEGASKRDGGELMGRTECNRVVNFAGQPRLVGQLVDVRITETRSYTLRGEVVTSEAVSA from the coding sequence ATGACCGACCACAAAAAAGTATTCATCAAAACCTTTGGCTGCCAGATGAACGAGTACGACTCGGACAAGATGGCCGACGTGCTGGGCGCCGCCCAGGGCTACACATCCACACAAAACGTGGAAGAAGCTGATCTGATTTTGTTCAACACCTGCTCGGTGCGCGAAAAGGCGCAGGAGAAAGTGTTTTCCGACCTGGGCCGTGTGCGCCATCTGGCCAAGAAGGGCGTGCTGATCGGCGTGGGCGGCTGTGTCGCCAGCCAGGAAGGTGCAGAGATCATCAAACGCGCGCCCTTTGTGGACGTGGTGTTTGGCCCGCAGACCCTGCACCGCCTGCCCGACATGCTGAACGCGCGCAAGGCGCTTAACAAGCCGCAGGTGGACATCAGCTTCCCCGAGATCGAAAAGTTCGACCACCTGCCGCCCGCCAAGGTGGAAGGCGCGTCGGCCTTTGTGTCCATCATGGAAGGCTGCAACAAATACTGCAGTTACTGTGTGGTGCCCTACACCCGTGGCACCGAGATCAACCGCCCGTTTGAAGACGTGCTGGTTGAAGTGGCGGGCCTGGCAGACCAGGGCGTCAAGGAAATCACGCTCCTGGGCCAAAACGTGAACGCCTGGAGAGCACCAATGGTCAGCAACACAAGCGTTGCGGCCATGGGCGGCGAGATGGCCGATTTTGCAACCCTTCTGGAATACGTGGCCGACATCCCCGGCATCGAACGCATCCGTTACACGACCAGCCACCCCAACGAGTTCACGCCCTCGTTGATCGCGGCCTACGACAAGATCCCCAAGCTGGTCAGCCATTTGCACCTGCCCGTGCAGCACGGCAGCGACAAGATTCTGATGGCCATGAAACGCGGCTACACGGCCATGGAGTACAAGAGCACGGTGCGCAAGATACGCGCCATCCGCCCCGATATGGCGATGAGTTCGGATTTCATTGTGGGTTTCCCCGGTGAAACCGAGGACGATTTCAACAAGATGATGAAGCTGATCGACGACATCGGCTTTGACAACTCTTTCAGCTTCATCTTCAGCCCCCGCCCCGGCACGCCGGCCGCCAACCTGCACGACGACACGCCGCACGATGTGAAGCTGCGCCGCCTGCAGCACCTGCAAGCCGCCATCAACGCCAACATCACCCGCATCTCCGAGAGCCGCCTGAACACGGTGCAGCGCATTTTGGTGGAGGGCGCCAGCAAACGCGATGGCGGTGAACTGATGGGTCGCACCGAGTGCAACCGCGTTGTGAACTTTGCCGGCCAGCCGCGGCTGGTGGGGCAACTGGTGGATGTGCGGATTACCGAGACGCGCAGCTATACGTTGCGAGGAGAAGTGGTGACCAGCGAGGCGGTTTCGGCCTGA
- a CDS encoding sigma-54 dependent transcriptional regulator codes for MATHAVLNNAQILVIDDEPDLRTLYELTLLREGYRVDTAGSVQEAMQLLNAQRFDVVITDMRLPDGLGTEILSHMKTQHRSERSIVITAHGSAENAVESLKAGAFDYLTKPVDLKQFRTAIASAVQGNVLKAGPARRATDARLSDTAASNNHGQAALARLAGESVAMRSVKDRIVKVARSMAPVLIRGESGTGKELVASALHATSHRAAGPWVAVNCSAIPENLLESEFFGAKKGAYTGSVQDREGFFQAAKGGTLFLDEIGDLPLAMQSKLLRAIQERCVRPVGSNQEETVDVRIVSATHKDLPAEVAAGRFRQDLFYRLNVIDIVIPPLRERSEDLPALCRALLSRIAEESQMAVPELAAGSMEQLAQLPLHGNVRELENLLHRAVALCDGETLQLDDLQPARDSRPAPLADPIDAVTAPETTQRLTKAATASDISLPSDLQSHLDQQEREILVKCLKETNFNRTLAATRLGLSLRQIRYRIARLKIDAPRDDGPDE; via the coding sequence ATGGCAACCCACGCTGTATTGAACAACGCCCAGATCCTGGTGATCGACGACGAGCCCGATCTGCGCACTCTGTATGAGCTCACGCTATTGCGTGAGGGCTACCGGGTGGACACGGCAGGCAGCGTACAGGAAGCCATGCAGCTTCTCAACGCACAGCGCTTTGACGTCGTCATCACCGACATGCGCCTGCCCGACGGCCTGGGCACCGAGATCCTGAGCCATATGAAGACCCAGCACCGCTCCGAGCGCAGCATTGTCATCACGGCCCATGGATCGGCAGAAAACGCGGTGGAGTCGCTGAAGGCAGGCGCCTTCGATTACCTCACCAAACCGGTAGACCTGAAGCAGTTTCGTACGGCTATCGCATCGGCCGTGCAAGGGAATGTTTTAAAGGCTGGCCCCGCCAGGAGAGCCACGGATGCCAGGCTATCGGACACAGCGGCGTCCAACAACCACGGACAAGCGGCGCTGGCCCGGTTGGCCGGTGAATCGGTGGCCATGCGCAGCGTCAAAGACCGCATTGTCAAAGTAGCACGCAGCATGGCGCCGGTTTTGATCCGCGGAGAATCCGGCACCGGTAAAGAACTGGTCGCCAGTGCCTTGCATGCAACCAGCCACCGCGCCGCCGGCCCCTGGGTAGCCGTCAATTGCAGTGCCATCCCCGAAAATCTGTTGGAGTCCGAGTTCTTTGGTGCCAAGAAAGGCGCCTATACCGGATCGGTGCAGGACCGCGAAGGCTTCTTCCAGGCCGCAAAAGGTGGCACCTTGTTTCTGGATGAAATTGGCGATCTCCCGCTGGCCATGCAGTCCAAGTTGCTGCGCGCCATACAGGAACGCTGTGTACGCCCCGTGGGCTCCAACCAGGAAGAAACAGTCGATGTCCGCATTGTGAGCGCCACCCACAAAGACCTGCCCGCCGAGGTCGCAGCGGGCCGCTTCCGCCAGGATCTTTTCTACCGGCTCAATGTGATTGACATCGTGATACCGCCACTGCGTGAGCGCAGCGAAGACCTGCCGGCTTTGTGCAGGGCCTTGTTGTCACGCATCGCCGAAGAATCCCAGATGGCTGTACCCGAGCTGGCGGCTGGCAGCATGGAGCAGCTCGCGCAGTTGCCGTTGCATGGGAATGTGCGTGAACTGGAGAATCTGTTGCACCGTGCGGTCGCCTTGTGCGACGGCGAAACCCTGCAACTGGACGATTTGCAGCCGGCCAGAGACAGTCGCCCAGCGCCCCTTGCAGACCCGATTGATGCGGTGACTGCACCTGAAACGACCCAGCGTTTGACCAAGGCGGCTACAGCCAGCGACATCTCCCTGCCGTCCGACTTGCAGAGCCACCTGGACCAGCAGGAGCGCGAGATCCTGGTCAAGTGCCTGAAGGAAACCAACTTCAACCGGACGCTGGCCGCCACACGGCTGGGCCTTAGTCTGCGGCAAATACGCTACCGCATCGCACGTCTGAAAATCGATGCCCCCCGCGATGACGGACCCGATGAGTAA
- a CDS encoding M61 family metallopeptidase, whose product MVTTRTPSKPAKSRSAATPAIHYRVEVANLQAHLFGIELTITAPAARQVLRLPVWIPGSYLIREFAKNLQTLSCLQGKKALAAQQTDKATWVVDCAPGQPLVVRYEVYAFDNSVRTAWLDATRGFFNGTSLCLQVEGQQDQPHSLELVATEFIAQWSVATGATAQKVDKQGFGTYLCQDYDTLVDCPFEMGPFWSGSFTACGIPHRFVVAGAPPSFDGAKLLADTQAICEAEIRFWHGDNIKNNSNSRKSDGGSGPIPFKDYVFMLNAVGDGYGGLEHKNSTALICKRADLPRLPRTTLAPTTHKQPEGYTTLLGLISHEYFHTWNVKRLRPTELATYDYTQENYTELLWFFEGFTSYYDDLLLRRAGLIDNATYLKLVTKTINGVAQAPGRKVQSVAQASFDAWIKYYRQDENTANATISYYTKGSLVGLCLDLTLRAEGKTTLDAVMRALWARCQGGPMAEQDLLAVLAQLGGRSFAPDITRWVHGTADLPVPTLLERHGVQIHHEPDQVAQQLGLRVKESGGLFIQQVLRGGVAEKAGFASGDEWIAVQPAGSDTHGAWRLQSLDDFTLCAGNAKKVTAIVSRDKRLQSLTLTLPKASQAVRLAVKDAALVDAWLGPQTAK is encoded by the coding sequence ATGGTCACCACACGCACCCCATCCAAACCCGCCAAGTCCCGCTCCGCCGCGACACCCGCCATCCACTACCGCGTGGAAGTGGCCAACCTGCAGGCCCACCTGTTTGGCATTGAATTGACCATCACCGCGCCGGCGGCCCGCCAGGTGCTGCGCCTGCCAGTGTGGATACCGGGCAGCTACCTCATCCGCGAGTTCGCCAAGAACCTGCAAACCCTGAGCTGCCTGCAGGGCAAGAAGGCACTGGCTGCGCAGCAGACCGACAAGGCCACCTGGGTGGTGGACTGCGCCCCCGGCCAGCCCCTGGTCGTACGTTACGAGGTGTACGCCTTTGACAACTCGGTGCGCACCGCCTGGCTGGACGCCACACGCGGATTCTTCAACGGCACCAGCCTGTGCCTGCAAGTGGAGGGTCAGCAGGACCAGCCCCACTCACTCGAACTAGTTGCTACGGAATTCATAGCACAATGGTCAGTTGCGACGGGGGCTACAGCCCAAAAAGTCGACAAGCAAGGTTTTGGAACCTACCTCTGCCAAGACTACGACACCCTGGTGGACTGCCCGTTTGAAATGGGCCCGTTCTGGAGCGGCAGCTTCACCGCCTGCGGAATTCCGCACCGCTTTGTGGTGGCCGGCGCGCCGCCCAGCTTTGACGGTGCCAAGCTGCTGGCCGACACCCAGGCCATTTGTGAAGCAGAAATCCGCTTCTGGCATGGCGATAACATCAAAAACAATAGCAACTCGCGCAAAAGCGACGGGGGCTCAGGCCCGATTCCGTTCAAGGACTATGTCTTCATGCTGAACGCCGTGGGTGACGGTTATGGCGGCCTGGAGCACAAAAACTCCACCGCGCTGATCTGCAAACGGGCCGACCTGCCCCGTCTGCCACGCACCACACTGGCCCCCACCACCCACAAGCAACCTGAGGGCTACACCACGCTGCTGGGGCTGATCAGCCATGAGTACTTCCACACCTGGAACGTCAAGCGCCTGCGTCCCACTGAGCTGGCCACCTACGACTACACCCAAGAGAACTACACCGAGCTGCTGTGGTTCTTTGAAGGCTTCACCAGTTATTACGACGACCTGCTGCTGCGCCGCGCCGGACTCATCGACAACGCAACCTACCTCAAGCTGGTCACCAAGACGATCAACGGCGTAGCCCAGGCACCGGGGCGCAAGGTGCAAAGCGTGGCCCAGGCCAGTTTTGACGCGTGGATCAAGTACTACCGCCAGGACGAAAACACCGCCAACGCCACCATCAGTTACTACACCAAGGGTTCGCTGGTGGGCCTGTGCCTGGACCTGACGCTGCGCGCCGAGGGCAAAACCACACTGGACGCCGTGATGCGTGCGCTGTGGGCCCGCTGCCAGGGTGGCCCCATGGCCGAGCAGGACCTGCTGGCCGTGCTGGCCCAGCTGGGCGGCCGATCCTTCGCACCCGACATCACCCGCTGGGTCCACGGCACGGCCGACCTGCCGGTGCCGACCCTGCTGGAACGCCACGGCGTGCAGATCCACCACGAGCCCGACCAGGTGGCCCAGCAACTGGGCTTGCGTGTCAAGGAAAGCGGCGGCCTGTTTATCCAGCAGGTGTTGCGCGGCGGTGTAGCCGAGAAGGCCGGATTTGCCAGTGGCGACGAATGGATCGCCGTGCAGCCCGCCGGTAGCGATACCCACGGCGCCTGGCGCCTGCAGTCACTGGACGACTTCACGCTGTGCGCTGGCAATGCCAAAAAAGTGACGGCTATCGTGTCACGCGACAAGCGCCTGCAAAGCCTGACATTGACCCTGCCCAAGGCCAGCCAGGCTGTACGTCTAGCCGTCAAAGACGCTGCCCTGGTCGATGCTTGGCTGGGCCCACAAACCGCCAAGTAA
- a CDS encoding PP0621 family protein, with protein sequence MRFLLVFLVVLVLAWRWRVWRETRRRNTPRTKTNTPKSIGMVACHHCGMHVPVHDALAGTLGQYCSVAHRQHCEP encoded by the coding sequence GTGAGGTTTTTACTCGTTTTCCTGGTTGTGCTGGTGTTGGCCTGGCGCTGGCGCGTCTGGCGCGAAACACGCCGCCGCAACACCCCCCGCACCAAGACAAACACACCCAAGTCCATTGGCATGGTGGCCTGCCACCACTGCGGCATGCATGTGCCGGTCCATGACGCATTGGCTGGCACGCTGGGGCAGTACTGCAGCGTAGCCCACCGACAGCACTGCGAGCCCTGA
- a CDS encoding inner membrane protein YpjD has product MILASAPPLSLILSVLAAAAYAWPAIRTARVNEGAARVWVAAAWVLHGAVLAITLLGDSPHFGFATAMSVTAWLVAAVYAVESQIFPQLPTRWTLCVVGAAAVLAGFFFPGGPMPVTASAWLAVHLAFGVACYGLFGIAVVHAWFMTRAEARIRHAQDPHSGLPLLTLERLTYRFVGAGFVLLSATLLAGFLFSESLYGHGHAWRWDHKTVLSSLAWLTFAGLLVGRSFFGWRGKRAVHVLYAGSALLLLAYVGSRFVMEIVLGRTP; this is encoded by the coding sequence ATGATTTTAGCCAGTGCGCCTCCCCTGAGTCTGATCCTGTCGGTTTTGGCCGCCGCGGCTTACGCTTGGCCTGCCATCCGCACTGCACGGGTGAACGAAGGCGCAGCCCGCGTGTGGGTGGCTGCGGCCTGGGTGTTACACGGTGCGGTGCTGGCCATCACCCTGCTGGGTGATAGTCCCCACTTCGGGTTTGCCACCGCCATGTCGGTCACGGCATGGCTGGTGGCGGCTGTCTACGCGGTGGAAAGCCAGATTTTCCCCCAACTCCCCACCCGCTGGACGCTGTGCGTGGTGGGGGCAGCTGCCGTGCTCGCCGGCTTCTTCTTTCCCGGTGGACCCATGCCGGTGACGGCCTCTGCATGGCTGGCCGTGCACCTGGCGTTTGGCGTCGCGTGTTACGGACTGTTTGGCATTGCCGTGGTGCATGCCTGGTTCATGACCCGGGCCGAGGCGCGTATACGCCATGCCCAGGATCCGCACAGCGGGCTGCCGCTGCTGACACTGGAGCGGCTCACCTACCGTTTTGTGGGTGCCGGATTTGTATTGCTCAGCGCCACCCTGCTGGCGGGTTTTTTGTTTAGCGAATCCTTGTATGGCCACGGCCATGCCTGGCGCTGGGACCACAAGACTGTGTTGTCCAGCCTGGCGTGGCTGACCTTTGCCGGCCTGCTGGTGGGGCGATCCTTTTTTGGCTGGCGCGGCAAACGCGCCGTCCATGTGTTGTATGCAGGCTCGGCATTGCTGTTATTGGCCTATGTGGGGTCGCGTTTTGTGATGGAAATTGTCCTGGGCCGCACACCGTGA